The Polaribacter tangerinus genome has a segment encoding these proteins:
- a CDS encoding dihydroorotase translates to MGQNILIKNSTIVNEGNSFIGDVLIENGLIKEIGTINATKNLHVIDGTGKHLLPGVIDGQVHFRDPGLTHKGDLYTESKAAIAGGVTSFIDMPNTVPNILSEKDLQEKYTIAANKSLANFAFVMGVSADNVDDVIASDTSKFIGVSDDGLYFTKKGNILADSPEILEKLFANCKSIITIHSEKEEIVTKNEAAYRAKYGDDIPAKFHPLIRSTEGCYEATKRAINLAKKHNARLHILHLTTEAETHLFENKLPLAQKKITTEVSVHHLWFSDKDYERLGMLIKWNPAIKTAKDKEGLLKALLDDRIDIITTDHAPHTLEEKQQPYFKSMSGAPMVQHTLNCMLEFYNEKRISLEKIVEKMCHNPAILYKITKRGFIRKGYHADLVLVDLNTKWTVSKDNLWYKCGWSPLEGTTFHNAITHTFVNGNLVLNNGVWNEQEKGSSIAFSQENEH, encoded by the coding sequence ATGGGACAAAATATTTTAATTAAAAACTCTACAATAGTAAATGAAGGTAATTCTTTTATTGGAGATGTTTTAATAGAAAACGGGTTGATTAAGGAAATAGGTACTATTAATGCTACTAAAAATTTACATGTAATAGACGGCACAGGCAAGCACCTTCTTCCTGGTGTTATTGATGGTCAAGTTCATTTTAGAGACCCTGGTTTAACTCATAAAGGAGATTTGTATACAGAAAGCAAAGCAGCCATAGCTGGTGGAGTTACTTCGTTTATAGATATGCCCAATACAGTACCAAATATTTTATCGGAAAAAGATTTACAAGAAAAATATACAATTGCAGCCAACAAATCTCTTGCAAATTTTGCTTTTGTTATGGGTGTTTCAGCTGATAATGTAGATGATGTAATTGCTAGTGATACTTCAAAATTTATAGGAGTTTCTGATGATGGATTGTATTTTACTAAAAAAGGGAACATTTTAGCAGATAGTCCAGAGATACTAGAAAAACTATTTGCAAACTGTAAGTCAATTATTACGATTCACTCCGAAAAAGAAGAAATTGTAACTAAGAATGAAGCTGCTTACAGAGCCAAATATGGCGATGATATACCTGCTAAATTTCACCCTTTAATAAGAAGTACAGAAGGCTGTTATGAAGCTACAAAGAGAGCGATAAACTTGGCAAAAAAGCATAATGCTCGTCTGCATATTTTGCATTTAACTACCGAGGCAGAAACCCATTTATTTGAGAATAAGTTGCCGCTAGCTCAAAAAAAAATAACAACAGAGGTTTCTGTTCATCACTTATGGTTTTCAGATAAAGATTATGAACGTTTGGGAATGCTTATAAAATGGAATCCCGCTATAAAAACAGCCAAAGATAAAGAAGGGCTTTTAAAGGCGTTGTTAGACGATAGAATAGATATTATTACCACAGACCACGCACCACATACTTTAGAAGAAAAACAACAACCTTATTTTAAATCTATGTCTGGTGCTCCAATGGTGCAACATACACTAAATTGCATGCTCGAATTTTATAATGAAAAGCGTATTTCTCTAGAAAAAATTGTAGAGAAAATGTGTCACAACCCAGCAATACTCTATAAAATTACAAAAAGAGGATTTATTAGAAAAGGGTATCATGCAGATTTGGTTTTGGTAGATTTAAATACAAAATGGACGGTTAGTAAAGATAATTTGTGGTATAAATGTGGTTGGTCTCCACTAGAAGGTACAACGTTTCACAATGCAATAACCCATACTTTTGTAAACGGTAATTTAGTGCTTAATAATGGTGTTTGGAATGAACAAGAAAAAGGAAGTTCCATTGCTTTTTCTCAAGAAAATGAGCATTAA
- a CDS encoding DUF6671 family protein, translated as MFAGRKIVIATKHQKEKVIAPLLTNSLEVLCFVPASFDSDVLGTFSGEVDRKKDALATAKEKCLLAMEQTNTTLGIASEGSFGAHPTLFFAAADEETLVFIDQKNNLEISVKELSTNTNFNAAEVTSEKELREFATLAKFPSHGLILRKSKDHFSNIYKGITSKEKLLEVFYKLLHKFGKVYVETDMRAMYNPSRMKVIESATKKLINKIKTCCPACNTPGFEIVGSKKGLPCSCCNAPTQSTLSYLYSCKKCNFTKEEMYPRQKTTEDPTYCEYCNP; from the coding sequence ATGTTTGCAGGTAGAAAAATAGTTATAGCCACAAAGCATCAAAAAGAAAAAGTAATTGCTCCATTACTTACTAATAGCTTAGAGGTTTTATGTTTTGTTCCGGCATCTTTTGATAGTGATGTTTTAGGAACATTTTCTGGCGAAGTTGATAGAAAAAAAGATGCATTAGCCACCGCAAAAGAAAAATGTTTATTAGCAATGGAACAAACAAATACTACCCTCGGTATTGCTAGTGAAGGTTCTTTTGGTGCGCATCCTACTTTATTTTTTGCGGCGGCAGATGAAGAAACTTTAGTGTTTATAGATCAAAAGAATAATTTAGAAATATCAGTAAAGGAACTAAGTACCAATACAAACTTTAATGCTGCAGAGGTAACTTCAGAAAAAGAGCTAAGGGAGTTCGCTACATTGGCAAAATTTCCGTCACATGGCTTAATTTTACGTAAATCAAAAGATCATTTTAGTAACATTTATAAAGGAATAACATCAAAAGAAAAACTGCTAGAAGTATTTTATAAGTTGTTGCATAAATTCGGAAAAGTTTATGTCGAAACAGATATGAGGGCAATGTACAACCCAAGTAGAATGAAGGTGATAGAAAGTGCCACAAAAAAACTCATAAACAAAATAAAAACGTGTTGTCCAGCATGCAATACACCAGGTTTCGAAATTGTTGGATCAAAAAAAGGACTTCCCTGTAGTTGTTGTAACGCACCAACTCAAAGCACACTAAGTTATTTGTACAGTTGTAAAAAATGTAATTTTACAAAAGAAGAAATGTACCCACGCCAAAAAACTACAGAAGACCCTACATATTGTGAATATTGTAATCCATAA
- the thiL gene encoding thiamine-phosphate kinase — protein MLEDKNTEKIDLASLGEFGLINHITQYFKIKNKSTVKGVGDDAAVLEASKQQTLVTTDLLIEGIHFDLSYMPLKHLGYKAVMVNLSDVYAMNGTAEQITVSLAVSNRFPLAAIEELYAGIQLACDTYKIDLVGGDTTSSTKGMLISITAIGKVSKDEIVYRNGAKETDLIVVSGDLGAAYLGLQVLEREKQVFKVDPNNQPDLDNYTYLIERQLKPEARKDISGILKELNVKPTSMIDISDGLASDIMHICSQSKVGCKIYEDKLPLDPQVISTCEEFDIDSTMVALSGGEDYELLFTVPIAAFDAIKTNPNFSVIGHITAENQGMNLVTRAQQEIELKAQGWKALKNN, from the coding sequence ATGTTAGAAGATAAAAACACAGAAAAAATAGACTTAGCAAGTTTGGGCGAATTTGGTTTGATAAATCATATTACCCAATATTTTAAAATAAAAAATAAAAGCACTGTAAAAGGTGTTGGAGATGATGCGGCAGTTTTAGAAGCTTCTAAGCAACAAACTCTGGTAACTACAGATTTACTTATTGAAGGAATTCATTTCGATTTAAGCTATATGCCCCTAAAACATTTAGGGTACAAAGCAGTTATGGTAAACCTATCTGATGTGTATGCCATGAATGGTACTGCAGAACAAATTACAGTATCTTTGGCAGTTTCTAATAGATTTCCGTTAGCTGCTATAGAAGAATTGTATGCAGGAATTCAGCTTGCTTGCGACACCTATAAAATAGATTTAGTTGGTGGAGACACAACCTCTTCTACCAAAGGAATGCTAATTTCTATTACCGCGATAGGTAAAGTTTCTAAAGACGAAATAGTTTATAGAAATGGAGCGAAAGAAACAGATTTAATTGTTGTTTCTGGAGATTTAGGGGCGGCATATTTAGGCTTACAAGTACTTGAAAGAGAAAAACAAGTATTTAAAGTAGACCCAAATAATCAGCCAGATTTAGACAATTACACTTATTTGATAGAACGACAACTAAAGCCCGAGGCTAGAAAAGATATTTCTGGTATTTTAAAAGAATTGAACGTAAAACCAACGTCCATGATAGATATTTCCGATGGACTGGCTTCTGATATTATGCATATATGCTCACAATCTAAAGTTGGTTGTAAAATCTATGAGGATAAACTACCATTAGACCCTCAAGTAATTTCTACATGCGAAGAGTTTGATATAGACTCTACAATGGTAGCTTTAAGTGGAGGCGAAGATTATGAACTACTTTTTACAGTTCCTATTGCAGCATTTGATGCTATAAAAACAAATCCGAATTTTTCTGTAATTGGTCATATTACAGCAGAAAATCAAGGAATGAATTTAGTAACTAGAGCTCAGCAAGAAATTGAACTGAAAGCACAGGGTTGGAAAGCTTTAAAAAACAATTAA
- a CDS encoding HesB/IscA family protein gives MIKISDTAKKKVIELMNDDGFDASKDFVRVGVKSGGCSGLSYDLTFDNKANENDKVFEENDVRIIVDKKSFLYLVGTTLEYSGGLNGKGFVFNNPNANRSCGCGESFSL, from the coding sequence ATGATAAAAATTTCAGACACAGCAAAGAAAAAAGTCATAGAGTTAATGAATGACGACGGCTTTGATGCAAGCAAAGATTTTGTGAGAGTTGGAGTTAAAAGTGGTGGTTGCTCTGGGTTGTCTTATGATTTAACTTTTGATAATAAAGCAAATGAAAACGATAAAGTTTTCGAAGAAAATGATGTTAGAATTATAGTTGATAAAAAAAGTTTTCTTTATCTAGTAGGAACTACTTTAGAGTATTCTGGTGGTTTAAACGGTAAAGGTTTTGTTTTTAACAATCCGAATGCCAATAGATCTTGTGGTTGTGGAGAGAGTTTCTCTTTGTAG
- the sufB gene encoding Fe-S cluster assembly protein SufB, with the protein MKYTEDDLREELKTKEYEYGFYTDIESDTFPVGLNEDVVRAISKKKNEPEWMTNWRIEAFRVWEQMEEPEWANVNYEKPKFQDIAYYSAPKKKPKLNSLDEVDPELLDTFKRLGISLEEQKKLANVAVDIVMDSVSVATTFKKTLGEKGIIFMPISEAIQEHPDLVKKYLGTVVPTTDNFYAALNSAVFSDGSFCYIPKGVKCPMELSTYFRINEGGTGQFERTLVVADKGSFVSYLEGCTAPMRDENQLHAAVVELIALDDAEIKYSTVQNWYPGNSEGKGGVYNFVTKRGLCENNAKISWTQVETGSAITWKYPSCILKGNNSVGEFYSIAVTNNHQQADTGTKMIHLGKNTKSTIISKGISAGKSQNSYRGLVQVNARAENARNFSQCDSLLMGNDCGAHTFPYIETKNKTAQIEHEATTSKIGEDQLFYCNQRGIDTEKAIALIVNGFSKEVLNKLPMEFAVEAQKLLEISLEGSVG; encoded by the coding sequence ATGAAGTATACTGAAGACGATTTAAGAGAAGAGTTAAAAACTAAAGAGTATGAATACGGTTTTTATACAGATATAGAGAGCGATACTTTTCCTGTGGGCTTAAATGAAGATGTGGTAAGAGCCATTTCTAAAAAGAAAAACGAGCCAGAATGGATGACCAATTGGCGAATAGAAGCTTTTAGAGTATGGGAACAAATGGAGGAGCCAGAATGGGCAAATGTAAATTATGAAAAACCAAAATTTCAAGATATTGCGTATTATTCTGCTCCAAAAAAGAAACCAAAATTAAACTCATTAGACGAGGTTGATCCTGAATTATTAGATACTTTTAAACGTTTAGGAATTTCTTTAGAGGAACAAAAAAAGTTAGCGAATGTTGCAGTAGATATTGTAATGGATTCTGTTTCTGTTGCTACAACTTTCAAAAAAACATTGGGTGAAAAAGGAATTATTTTTATGCCAATTTCAGAGGCTATACAAGAGCATCCAGACTTGGTAAAAAAATATTTAGGTACTGTTGTGCCTACTACAGATAATTTTTATGCAGCCTTAAATTCTGCTGTTTTTTCAGATGGTTCTTTTTGTTACATCCCTAAAGGGGTTAAATGTCCGATGGAGTTGTCTACCTATTTTAGAATTAATGAAGGTGGAACTGGTCAGTTTGAAAGAACATTGGTGGTTGCAGACAAAGGGAGTTTCGTTTCCTATTTAGAAGGATGTACTGCGCCAATGAGAGACGAAAATCAGTTACATGCTGCTGTAGTAGAGCTTATTGCCTTAGACGATGCAGAAATTAAATATTCAACTGTTCAAAATTGGTATCCAGGAAATTCAGAAGGAAAGGGCGGTGTTTATAATTTTGTTACCAAACGAGGCTTGTGTGAGAATAATGCCAAAATATCTTGGACACAAGTAGAAACTGGCTCTGCAATTACTTGGAAGTATCCTTCATGTATCTTAAAAGGTAATAACTCTGTAGGAGAATTTTATTCAATTGCAGTAACTAACAATCATCAGCAAGCCGACACAGGTACGAAAATGATTCATCTTGGTAAAAACACCAAATCTACTATTATTTCTAAAGGAATATCCGCAGGGAAATCTCAAAACTCTTACAGAGGTTTGGTGCAAGTAAATGCGCGTGCAGAAAATGCTAGAAATTTTTCTCAGTGCGATTCTTTACTAATGGGTAATGACTGTGGTGCACATACTTTTCCGTACATAGAAACCAAAAATAAAACAGCTCAAATAGAGCACGAGGCAACAACAAGTAAAATTGGCGAAGATCAGTTATTTTACTGTAATCAGAGAGGTATAGATACTGAAAAAGCCATTGCATTAATTGTAAACGGTTTTAGTAAAGAAGTTTTGAATAAGTTGCCAATGGAATTTGCTGTAGAAGCTCAAAAACTATTAGAAATTAGTTTAGAAGGTTCTGTAGGATAA
- the sufC gene encoding Fe-S cluster assembly ATPase SufC: protein MLKIENLQAAIDEKAILKGLNLEVKAGEVHAIMGPNGAGKSTLANIIAGKEEYEVTGGTIELEGEDISELAPEERAHNGVFLSFQYPVEIPGVSVTNFIKTAINETRKAKGLEDMPAKEMLKKIREKSELLEIDRKFLSRSLNEGFSGGEKKRNEIFQMAMLEPKLAILDETDSGLDIDALRIVANGVNKLKSKDNAVIVITHYQRLLDYIVPDFVHVLHDGKIVKTGDASLALELEAKGYDWIKQELV from the coding sequence ATGTTAAAAATAGAAAATTTACAAGCAGCAATAGACGAAAAAGCAATCTTAAAAGGTTTAAATCTAGAGGTAAAAGCAGGCGAAGTTCATGCAATTATGGGACCTAACGGAGCAGGTAAAAGTACCTTGGCTAACATTATTGCTGGTAAAGAAGAATACGAGGTAACTGGCGGAACAATTGAGCTAGAAGGAGAGGATATTAGTGAGCTAGCGCCAGAAGAGAGAGCTCATAACGGTGTGTTTTTATCATTTCAATATCCTGTAGAAATTCCGGGTGTTTCTGTAACAAATTTCATAAAAACGGCTATTAATGAAACTCGCAAAGCAAAAGGTTTAGAGGATATGCCTGCTAAAGAGATGCTAAAAAAAATTAGAGAAAAATCTGAATTATTAGAAATAGATAGAAAGTTCTTGTCGAGGTCTTTAAATGAAGGGTTTTCTGGAGGAGAAAAAAAGCGAAATGAAATTTTTCAGATGGCAATGTTAGAGCCAAAATTAGCAATTTTAGATGAAACCGACTCTGGTTTAGATATCGATGCATTAAGAATTGTAGCAAACGGTGTAAATAAATTAAAATCTAAAGACAATGCAGTTATTGTAATTACACATTATCAAAGATTGTTAGATTATATTGTTCCAGATTTTGTACATGTGTTACACGATGGTAAAATTGTAAAAACAGGTGATGCTTCTTTAGCATTAGAATTAGAGGCAAAAGGATACGATTGGATTAAGCAAGAATTAGTTTAA
- the sufD gene encoding Fe-S cluster assembly protein SufD, with protein MELKDKLLSSYIAFEDNVDTNSAVHEIRSKAFQNFEELGFPSKKLEAWKYTSLNAVLKEDYSLFPDRVEAIELADVKKYFIHEIDTYKVVFINGKYSSFLSQTTHEKYDVCLMSSALNSPKYKAVIDKYFNKVAKKDNLTSLNTAFATEGAYIHIPKNTEVKKPIQIINFVTGSQSATMVQPRNLIVVGENSQVQIIERHQSLTSNAVLTNSVTEIFADTAANVDYYKIQDDEVTASLVDNSYIEQQSKSVVAVHTFSFGGNITRNNLNFYQKGEYIDSILKGITISEGKQHIDHHTLVHHITPNCESHQDYKGIYDERSTAVFNGKVIVEKEAQKTNAYQQNNNILLSDKATINAKPQLEIFADDVKCSHGCTIGQLDEDALFYMQQRGIPKKEGKALLMFAFANTVLESVKIPEVKQRITKIIAQKLGVNIGFDL; from the coding sequence ATGGAATTAAAAGACAAATTACTATCATCATATATCGCTTTTGAAGATAATGTAGACACCAATTCTGCGGTTCATGAAATCCGTTCAAAAGCATTTCAAAATTTTGAAGAATTAGGCTTTCCTTCTAAAAAATTAGAAGCTTGGAAATACACCTCTTTAAACGCAGTTTTAAAGGAAGATTATAGTTTGTTTCCAGACAGAGTAGAAGCAATAGAATTAGCAGATGTAAAAAAGTATTTTATTCATGAAATAGATACTTATAAAGTTGTTTTTATCAACGGAAAATACAGTTCTTTTTTATCGCAAACAACGCACGAAAAATATGACGTTTGCTTAATGTCTTCTGCTTTAAATAGCCCTAAATACAAGGCTGTAATAGACAAGTATTTTAATAAAGTTGCTAAAAAAGATAATTTAACTTCTTTAAATACTGCATTTGCCACAGAAGGTGCCTACATACACATTCCAAAAAATACTGAGGTTAAAAAGCCAATTCAAATAATAAATTTTGTTACAGGATCTCAGTCTGCAACAATGGTGCAGCCAAGAAATTTAATTGTTGTTGGAGAAAACTCTCAGGTACAAATTATTGAGCGTCATCAAAGTTTAACGAGCAATGCAGTATTAACCAATTCTGTAACAGAAATATTTGCAGATACTGCAGCAAATGTAGATTATTATAAAATTCAAGATGATGAAGTTACCGCTTCTTTAGTAGACAATTCTTATATAGAACAACAGTCTAAGAGTGTTGTTGCTGTGCATACTTTTTCTTTTGGTGGAAATATTACCAGAAATAATTTAAACTTCTATCAAAAAGGAGAGTATATAGATTCTATTTTAAAAGGGATAACTATCAGTGAAGGTAAACAGCACATAGATCATCATACATTGGTGCACCATATTACACCAAATTGCGAATCTCACCAAGACTATAAAGGAATTTATGACGAAAGATCTACTGCAGTTTTTAACGGTAAAGTAATTGTAGAAAAAGAAGCGCAGAAAACAAATGCTTATCAACAAAACAATAATATTTTATTAAGTGATAAGGCTACTATAAATGCAAAACCACAATTAGAAATTTTTGCAGACGATGTAAAATGTTCACATGGTTGTACTATTGGTCAATTAGACGAAGATGCTTTATTTTATATGCAGCAACGTGGTATACCTAAAAAAGAAGGGAAAGCATTGCTAATGTTTGCTTTTGCAAACACCGTTTTAGAAAGTGTAAAAATACCTGAAGTTAAACAGCGAATTACCAAAATTATAGCCCAAAAATTAGGGGTTAATATTGGTTTCGATTTATAA
- a CDS encoding serine hydrolase domain-containing protein: MKIFKRILLFLAFVVFLIGAYNYKKLNIVAGFAAKSTASSVFLANRTLAFTDSTDNSFTPIHLASNTIDTTLKIARSSVVGLLTRKAVFRKGLGSVLTLNQKDETAKYLYPNRTKSSSEMAYPYGDFPQKDTIFENISYPKLNKAVGSIFGTDKSRAVLVIYKDKIIAEKYSKGFNASSKILGWSMTKSLLSTVFGVLSYQNRMVINAKAPIESWQNDARKEITIHNLLQMNSGLEWDENYDKISDATTMLFLERDMTKTQEHKPLVGKPNQTWNYSSGTSNLLSGILRNHFGSHQEYLDFWYSDFIDKIGMNSMVLEADLSGNYVASSYAWATTRDWGKFGLLYLKKGNWNGTRIFSEDWTTYVTTPTPGSKNTYGAQFWLNADGGFKDVPKNMYYADGYKGQRVYILPDQEMVIVRFGLKNFDENTFLKGILESIKF, from the coding sequence ATGAAAATATTTAAAAGAATTTTACTTTTTTTAGCTTTTGTTGTCTTTTTAATTGGCGCTTACAATTACAAAAAACTAAATATAGTTGCTGGGTTTGCTGCAAAAAGTACTGCCTCTTCTGTATTCTTAGCAAATAGAACGCTAGCCTTTACAGATAGTACAGACAATAGTTTTACACCCATACACTTAGCATCAAATACCATAGATACCACATTAAAAATAGCCCGCTCTTCTGTGGTTGGTTTACTAACAAGAAAAGCTGTTTTTAGAAAAGGACTGGGAAGTGTTTTAACACTCAACCAAAAAGATGAAACAGCCAAATATTTATACCCAAATAGAACTAAAAGCTCCTCAGAAATGGCTTATCCTTATGGCGATTTTCCTCAGAAGGATACAATTTTTGAAAACATATCTTATCCGAAATTAAACAAAGCTGTGGGTAGTATTTTTGGTACCGATAAGTCTCGAGCAGTATTGGTTATTTACAAAGATAAAATTATAGCAGAAAAATATAGCAAAGGTTTTAATGCGTCTTCTAAAATTTTAGGTTGGTCTATGACAAAAAGTTTATTAAGCACGGTATTTGGAGTTTTATCTTATCAAAACCGCATGGTGATAAACGCAAAAGCACCTATCGAATCTTGGCAAAACGATGCCAGAAAAGAAATTACCATTCATAATTTACTACAAATGAATTCTGGTTTAGAATGGGACGAAAACTATGATAAAATATCTGATGCTACAACAATGTTATTTTTAGAGAGAGATATGACAAAAACGCAAGAGCATAAACCTTTAGTAGGTAAACCTAATCAAACTTGGAACTACTCGTCTGGAACTAGTAATTTATTATCTGGTATTTTAAGAAATCACTTTGGTAGTCATCAGGAATATCTAGATTTTTGGTATTCTGATTTTATAGATAAAATTGGAATGAATTCGATGGTCTTAGAAGCAGATTTAAGCGGAAATTATGTAGCCTCTTCCTACGCTTGGGCAACCACAAGAGATTGGGGAAAATTTGGACTTCTATATCTTAAAAAAGGAAATTGGAATGGTACAAGAATTTTTAGTGAAGATTGGACAACTTATGTTACCACACCAACTCCCGGCTCAAAAAACACCTACGGTGCTCAGTTTTGGCTAAATGCAGATGGCGGATTTAAAGATGTTCCTAAAAACATGTATTATGCCGATGGTTATAAAGGACAGCGTGTTTATATTTTACCAGATCAAGAAATGGTAATTGTGCGCTTTGGATTGAAAAACTTTGATGAAAACACCTTTTTAAAAGGTATTTTAGAAAGTATAAAATTCTAA
- a CDS encoding aminotransferase class V-fold PLP-dependent enzyme, whose protein sequence is MMNVDKIREDFPILKREVHGKPLVYFDNAATSQTPQIVIDAIADYYSNYNSNIHRGVHSLSQEATDKYEEARIKIQHHFNAKHAYEIILTSGTTDSINMVAAGFADILQKGDEIIVSALEHHSNIVPWQMLCTKTGAILKVIPMLQDGSLDMKVYEELLNSNTKLVFCNHVSNALGTINPIEEIIKKAHAVNAAVLIDGAQATPHIKPDVQALDVDFYVASAHKLCGPTGVGLLYGKQEWLEKLPPYQGGGEMIATVSFEKTTYAGLPHKFEAGTPNICGGIAFGVALDYMNSIGFSEIAAYEATLLEYATTELLKIDGVKIFGTTAHKTSVVSFNVADIHPYDIGTILDKLGIAVRTGHHCAQPIMDFYKIPGTIRASFSFYNTKEEIAIFITALKRAIQMFS, encoded by the coding sequence ATGATGAATGTTGATAAAATAAGAGAAGATTTTCCAATTTTAAAAAGAGAAGTGCATGGCAAGCCTTTGGTTTACTTTGATAATGCAGCAACCTCTCAAACACCTCAAATAGTTATAGATGCAATAGCAGATTATTACAGTAATTATAATTCAAATATTCATCGAGGAGTGCATAGTTTGAGCCAAGAGGCAACAGATAAGTATGAAGAGGCACGTATTAAAATTCAACATCATTTCAATGCAAAACATGCTTATGAAATTATCTTAACCTCAGGTACTACTGATAGTATAAATATGGTAGCTGCAGGATTTGCAGATATTTTACAAAAAGGAGATGAAATTATAGTATCGGCGCTAGAACATCACTCTAATATTGTTCCTTGGCAAATGTTATGTACAAAAACTGGGGCAATTTTAAAGGTAATACCTATGCTACAAGATGGTTCTTTAGATATGAAAGTATATGAGGAGTTGCTAAACAGTAATACCAAATTAGTTTTTTGTAATCATGTTTCTAATGCTTTGGGAACCATAAATCCTATAGAAGAAATTATTAAAAAAGCTCACGCTGTTAATGCGGCAGTTTTAATTGATGGAGCACAAGCAACACCACATATTAAACCAGATGTTCAAGCGTTAGATGTAGATTTTTATGTGGCTTCTGCTCATAAATTATGTGGTCCAACAGGAGTTGGTTTACTGTATGGAAAGCAAGAATGGTTAGAGAAACTGCCACCTTATCAGGGTGGTGGAGAAATGATAGCAACAGTTTCTTTCGAAAAAACTACCTATGCAGGTTTACCACATAAATTTGAAGCAGGTACCCCAAATATTTGCGGAGGTATTGCTTTTGGTGTTGCCTTAGATTATATGAATAGTATTGGTTTTAGCGAAATTGCAGCTTATGAAGCAACGCTTTTAGAGTATGCAACAACTGAACTTTTAAAGATTGATGGTGTAAAAATATTCGGAACAACTGCTCATAAAACTTCTGTAGTTTCTTTTAATGTTGCAGATATTCATCCTTATGATATTGGTACAATTTTAGATAAATTAGGTATTGCGGTAAGAACGGGGCATCATTGCGCACAACCTATTATGGATTTCTATAAAATACCAGGAACTATACGAGCTTCTTTTTCTTTTTATAATACCAAAGAAGAAATAGCTATTTTTATTACTGCGTTAAAAAGAGCCATCCAAATGTTTTCTTAA